From Pontibacter actiniarum, a single genomic window includes:
- the nfi gene encoding deoxyribonuclease V (cleaves DNA at apurinic or apyrimidinic sites) produces MAYYRRFDAPPPDPKVLQALTEQQRQMQERIILQKPDFELKLIAGCDSSFIGEDTILSAFILLTYPELEVVEKVWHHGPVELPYIPGFLSFREAPNLLKAYEKLQQQPDLIMVDGHGISHPRRLGIATHLGLQLNKPTMGVAKKVLVGKYKEPGTAKGAVAPLEHKGEVVANVLRTKDNIKPVFVSPGHLMDLQSATEIALNCATKYKLPEPTRLADHYAAVFKKDV; encoded by the coding sequence ATGGCTTACTACAGAAGATTCGATGCTCCCCCACCCGACCCAAAGGTGCTGCAGGCGCTGACAGAGCAGCAGCGGCAGATGCAGGAGCGTATCATCCTCCAGAAACCCGACTTTGAGCTGAAGCTGATTGCCGGCTGCGATTCCTCCTTTATAGGCGAAGACACGATACTCTCTGCCTTTATACTGCTGACCTACCCTGAGCTGGAGGTGGTGGAGAAGGTGTGGCACCATGGCCCGGTGGAGCTTCCGTACATTCCCGGCTTCCTGTCCTTCCGCGAGGCCCCGAACCTGCTCAAAGCTTACGAAAAGCTGCAGCAGCAGCCAGACCTGATCATGGTAGACGGCCACGGCATTTCGCACCCGCGCCGCCTGGGCATTGCCACGCACCTGGGCCTGCAACTGAACAAACCGACCATGGGTGTGGCCAAGAAAGTATTGGTGGGCAAGTACAAAGAGCCGGGCACAGCCAAGGGGGCAGTCGCGCCGCTGGAGCACAAAGGCGAGGTGGTCGCCAACGTGCTTCGGACAAAGGACAACATTAAGCCTGTGTTCGTGTCGCCGGGGCACTTAATGGACCTGCAATCAGCCACAGAAATCGCCTTAAACTGCGCCACCAAGTATAAACTGCCCGAGCCAACCCGACTGGCAGACCATTATGCGGCAGTGTTCAAGAAGGATGTCTGA
- a CDS encoding NmrA family NAD(P)-binding protein: MEIENTAQQATIVLAGATGDLGGRIAQALLERGANVRVLVRPSSNKEKVKALKRAGASIYEVDFHNAAELAKACEGASCVVSALSGLHYVMVGIQKLLLDAAVTAGVPRFIPSDFSIDFTKLPYGNNRNLDLRKEFTERLDKAPIAVTSILNGMFTDLLTGQAPVVLFPIKRVMYYGDPNQLMDFTTIQNTADYTAAAALDPATPRYLRIAGDVRSAEGLKEAASQVTGEEFKLLRVGGVGMLTTISNITKALTPKSKEVFPAWQGMQYMRDMFSGLPKLKPLDNDRYPEIKWTSVTEVLEKR, translated from the coding sequence ATGGAAATTGAAAATACAGCACAGCAGGCAACAATAGTACTAGCGGGAGCCACCGGTGACCTAGGTGGCCGTATCGCCCAGGCGCTTCTGGAGCGTGGGGCAAATGTGAGGGTACTGGTGCGACCTAGCAGTAACAAGGAGAAAGTAAAGGCACTAAAGCGGGCGGGTGCCAGTATTTATGAGGTTGATTTTCATAATGCAGCTGAGTTGGCAAAGGCTTGTGAGGGTGCTAGCTGTGTTGTTTCTGCATTATCGGGGCTGCACTATGTAATGGTGGGCATACAGAAGCTGCTATTGGATGCAGCCGTAACTGCTGGAGTGCCACGATTTATACCTTCTGATTTTTCGATAGATTTTACAAAGCTCCCTTACGGCAACAACCGCAACCTTGACTTGCGGAAGGAGTTTACAGAACGTCTTGATAAAGCCCCTATTGCGGTTACTTCTATCCTGAATGGCATGTTCACAGACTTGCTGACGGGGCAAGCGCCGGTTGTGCTTTTCCCAATAAAGAGGGTGATGTACTACGGCGATCCAAACCAACTCATGGATTTTACTACTATTCAGAATACAGCTGATTATACTGCGGCTGCGGCCCTTGATCCGGCCACGCCACGGTACCTTCGCATTGCAGGCGACGTACGCAGTGCCGAAGGGTTAAAAGAAGCTGCCAGCCAAGTAACCGGAGAAGAGTTTAAGCTGCTTCGGGTTGGTGGAGTAGGTATGCTTACGACTATCAGCAACATCACGAAAGCCCTTACTCCTAAAAGTAAAGAGGTGTTTCCCGCTTGGCAAGGCATGCAGTACATGCGCGATATGTTCAGCGGCTTACCAAAGCTGAAGCCCTTGGATAATGATCGCTACCCGGAGATTAAATGGACCAGTGTAACCGAAGTACTTGAAAAGCGATAA
- a CDS encoding GDSL-type esterase/lipase family protein has protein sequence MAPLFSFIHFYLFRYLLVFFFASIAIPSTAQYKIMCLGNSITQGNLENPGYRYRLWQKLLDKGNSIELVGSHDVNEGGTPAVKGTVYRGQTYTNRNEGHWGWTADEVLNGRDGKGNLTQWLQSYNPDIALVHLGTNDMFKQCSGGVSPDKACYQETINELKTVIQQIQEKNPNVIVLVAQLIPAYDQKVGPETASNISELNKRIPALAEELSTVTSRVVVVDQNTGFDATTGVDTWDGVHPNASGEEKMAQIWFGAIQEAITPLPVELSSFSAQLASEGHVQLHWQTATEKNNAYFEVQRSTDGRAFAAIGRVAGAGTTVSVTNYTFTDSAATEGGTYYRLKQVDTDGTSSTSKVVQVQVPERAQALQVYPTSSNGGHSVSLHLQHSDPTTDADLHVFTSDGKLVHLQEDIRSVNGVIRALIPIHRLAGAGLYLVRIATESQTFQSEFIVER, from the coding sequence ATGGCACCACTTTTCTCTTTCATACACTTTTACCTGTTTCGGTACCTGCTCGTCTTCTTTTTTGCCTCTATCGCTATCCCCTCCACAGCACAGTATAAGATCATGTGCCTGGGCAACTCCATTACGCAGGGTAACCTGGAGAACCCGGGATACCGGTACAGGCTGTGGCAAAAGCTGCTCGATAAAGGGAACAGCATAGAGCTGGTTGGCTCCCACGATGTGAACGAAGGAGGCACACCAGCTGTGAAAGGCACCGTGTACAGGGGCCAGACCTATACCAACCGCAACGAAGGCCACTGGGGCTGGACCGCCGATGAAGTACTTAACGGCCGAGACGGAAAAGGCAACCTCACGCAGTGGCTGCAGTCGTACAACCCTGACATTGCACTTGTGCACCTGGGCACCAACGATATGTTTAAGCAGTGTAGTGGCGGCGTATCTCCTGACAAAGCATGTTACCAGGAGACCATAAACGAGCTTAAAACGGTTATACAGCAGATACAGGAAAAGAACCCGAACGTCATCGTACTGGTTGCACAGCTAATTCCTGCTTATGATCAGAAAGTAGGGCCCGAAACAGCCTCCAACATTAGTGAACTGAACAAAAGGATTCCGGCGCTGGCAGAAGAGCTAAGCACTGTGACCTCTCGTGTTGTAGTGGTAGACCAGAACACGGGGTTTGACGCCACCACCGGGGTAGACACCTGGGACGGCGTACACCCTAACGCAAGCGGTGAAGAGAAGATGGCGCAAATCTGGTTTGGCGCCATACAGGAAGCCATTACACCACTCCCTGTCGAGCTCTCCTCCTTCAGTGCACAACTGGCCTCCGAAGGGCACGTGCAGCTGCACTGGCAAACGGCCACCGAAAAAAACAACGCTTACTTTGAGGTGCAGCGCTCTACAGACGGGAGAGCGTTCGCAGCCATAGGCCGCGTAGCAGGCGCAGGCACAACAGTTTCCGTTACAAACTACACGTTTACCGACTCGGCCGCCACCGAAGGAGGCACCTACTACAGGCTAAAGCAAGTGGATACGGACGGCACCAGCAGCACCTCCAAAGTAGTGCAGGTACAGGTGCCGGAAAGGGCGCAGGCCTTACAGGTTTACCCAACCAGCAGCAACGGAGGGCACAGCGTTTCGCTCCACCTGCAGCACAGCGACCCCACAACGGATGCCGACCTGCACGTTTTTACCTCGGATGGGAAGCTGGTGCACCTGCAGGAGGATATCAGGAGCGTCAACGGCGTTATCCGCGCGTTGATCCCCATCCACCGGTTAGCGGGGGCCGGCCTGTACCTGGTGCGCATTGCCACGGAAAGCCAGACGTTCCAGAGCGAGTTTATTGTGGAGCGCTAG
- a CDS encoding phosphoribosyltransferase, which translates to MEQIRNRKEAAELLAQRLEKYRGEQGVVLAIPRGGVPIGADIARKLGMPLEVTLAKKIGHPMNAEFAIGAVSLDSVAVDERAEVPQEYIDAEVGRIRQSLKQKYDLFMGNRQHIPLKGRVVLIVDDGIATGKTLEATIKLVGKEQPRKIVVAVPVAPPAAAAHFSQLADDFVCLLVPSSFQAVGQFYEEFGQVSDDLVIKLLQEQDAA; encoded by the coding sequence ATGGAGCAGATCAGAAACAGAAAAGAGGCCGCAGAACTCCTGGCGCAGCGACTGGAGAAATACAGGGGGGAGCAGGGGGTGGTGCTGGCTATTCCGCGCGGGGGCGTACCCATCGGGGCGGATATCGCCAGGAAGCTGGGGATGCCGCTGGAGGTTACCTTAGCCAAAAAGATCGGCCACCCCATGAACGCCGAGTTTGCCATTGGCGCCGTAAGCCTGGATAGTGTGGCGGTGGACGAGCGGGCAGAGGTGCCGCAGGAGTACATCGACGCCGAGGTGGGGCGTATCCGGCAGAGCCTGAAGCAGAAGTACGACCTGTTTATGGGGAACCGCCAGCACATTCCGCTCAAAGGCCGCGTGGTGCTCATCGTGGACGACGGCATTGCCACCGGCAAAACGCTGGAGGCCACGATAAAGCTGGTCGGGAAGGAGCAGCCGCGGAAAATTGTGGTTGCCGTGCCTGTTGCCCCGCCTGCCGCCGCAGCACACTTTAGCCAGCTGGCCGACGACTTTGTGTGCCTGCTGGTGCCGTCGTCTTTCCAGGCGGTAGGGCAGTTTTATGAGGAGTTCGGGCAGGTGAGCGACGACCTGGTGATAAAGCTACTGCAGGAGCAGGATGCCGCCTAG
- a CDS encoding NADP-dependent isocitrate dehydrogenase gives MTEKSTRIIYTITDEAPALATRSFLPIVQTFTKAAGIEVETRDISLAGRILATFPEKLSEEQKQSDDLAYLGDLAKTPEANIIKLPNISASIPQLTAAIKELQEQGYNIPNYPSEPKNDEEKETKARYAKILGSAVNPVLREGNSDRRVADAVKQYAKSHPHSMGEWSSDSKTHVAHMESGDFYGSEQSVVVDKATDVRIEFVGANGETKVLKEKVALKAGEVMDSSVMHVKELNAFFEKAIAEAKEQGILLSLHLKATMMKVSDPIMFGHAVKVFFKDVFEKHGATFKEIGVDANNGLGDVYNKIKSLPEDKRAEIEADIKAEYAKRPELAMVNSDKGITNLHVPSDVIIDASMPAAIRSSGKMWGPDGKLHDTVAIIPDRSYAGIYQEVIKFNKENGAFDPTTMGTVPNIGLMAQKAEEYGSHDKTFEMTAAGTVRMVDADGNALMEQKVEQGDIFRACQTKDVAIQDWVKLAVTRARITNTPAIFWLDPQRAHDANLIKKVEKYLQDHDTNGLEIKIMSPVEAMRYTCERAKAGKDTISVTGNVLRDYLTDLFPIIELGTSAKMLSIVPLLDGGGLFETGAGGSAPKHVEQFIEENYLRWDSLGEFLALAVSLEDLAYKTNNDKAKVLAEALNKANAEFLEKDKSPSRKVGGIDNRGSHFYLALYWAQALAEQNDDQELKERFSKLAKELGENEQKIVDEQIAAQGKPVDIGGYFHPDEEKTSKAMRPSETLNNALASF, from the coding sequence ATGACTGAAAAATCAACAAGAATTATTTATACCATCACGGATGAGGCGCCAGCCCTGGCAACGCGTTCTTTCTTACCTATCGTTCAGACTTTCACAAAGGCTGCCGGCATCGAGGTAGAAACAAGAGATATTTCACTGGCAGGCCGTATACTCGCTACTTTCCCAGAGAAGCTTTCAGAAGAGCAGAAGCAGAGCGACGACCTGGCTTACCTGGGCGATTTGGCTAAAACTCCAGAGGCGAACATCATCAAGCTTCCAAATATTAGTGCTTCTATACCTCAGCTTACTGCTGCTATCAAAGAGCTGCAGGAGCAAGGATACAACATTCCTAACTATCCATCTGAGCCTAAAAACGACGAAGAGAAAGAGACGAAGGCACGTTATGCTAAGATTTTAGGTAGTGCTGTAAACCCTGTGTTGCGCGAAGGTAACTCTGACCGCCGTGTGGCTGATGCCGTGAAGCAGTATGCCAAGAGCCACCCGCACTCTATGGGCGAGTGGTCATCAGACTCTAAAACGCACGTGGCTCACATGGAGAGCGGCGACTTCTACGGCAGCGAGCAGTCTGTTGTGGTAGATAAAGCGACAGATGTACGCATTGAGTTTGTTGGCGCTAACGGCGAAACAAAAGTACTGAAAGAGAAAGTGGCGCTGAAAGCAGGAGAGGTAATGGATTCTTCTGTGATGCATGTAAAGGAACTGAACGCCTTCTTTGAAAAAGCAATTGCCGAGGCGAAGGAGCAAGGTATACTTTTATCGCTGCACCTGAAGGCTACTATGATGAAGGTGTCTGACCCTATCATGTTTGGCCACGCGGTTAAAGTTTTCTTTAAAGACGTGTTTGAGAAGCACGGCGCTACATTTAAAGAAATCGGCGTTGACGCGAACAACGGTCTAGGCGATGTGTACAACAAAATCAAGAGCCTGCCAGAAGATAAGCGTGCTGAAATAGAAGCTGACATCAAAGCGGAGTATGCGAAGCGTCCTGAACTGGCGATGGTAAACTCTGATAAAGGCATCACTAACCTGCACGTACCAAGCGATGTGATCATCGACGCATCTATGCCTGCAGCAATCCGTTCTTCAGGCAAAATGTGGGGCCCGGATGGTAAACTACACGACACAGTGGCTATCATACCTGATCGTTCTTATGCCGGTATTTACCAAGAGGTGATCAAGTTCAACAAAGAGAACGGAGCCTTCGACCCAACAACGATGGGTACAGTGCCGAACATCGGTCTGATGGCGCAGAAAGCAGAAGAGTATGGCTCACATGACAAAACTTTCGAGATGACTGCCGCTGGTACTGTACGCATGGTAGATGCTGACGGAAACGCGCTGATGGAGCAGAAAGTAGAACAGGGCGATATTTTCAGAGCTTGCCAGACGAAAGACGTAGCGATTCAGGACTGGGTGAAGCTGGCGGTAACAAGAGCCCGCATTACGAATACGCCTGCAATCTTCTGGCTTGACCCGCAGCGCGCGCACGATGCCAACCTGATCAAGAAAGTAGAGAAGTACCTGCAGGACCACGACACAAACGGCTTGGAGATTAAGATCATGTCTCCGGTTGAGGCTATGCGCTATACGTGCGAGCGTGCTAAAGCTGGTAAAGACACTATCTCAGTAACTGGTAACGTGCTGCGCGACTACCTGACGGACCTGTTCCCGATCATCGAGTTAGGCACAAGTGCTAAAATGCTGTCTATCGTTCCGTTGCTGGATGGCGGTGGCCTGTTCGAAACAGGTGCCGGTGGATCTGCACCAAAGCACGTAGAGCAGTTTATTGAAGAGAACTACCTGCGTTGGGATTCTCTTGGCGAATTCCTGGCACTGGCAGTATCGCTGGAAGACCTGGCTTACAAAACCAACAACGATAAAGCAAAGGTACTGGCTGAGGCCTTGAACAAAGCAAACGCTGAGTTCCTGGAGAAAGACAAATCGCCTTCTCGTAAAGTAGGCGGCATCGACAACCGTGGTAGCCATTTCTACCTGGCGCTGTACTGGGCTCAGGCGCTAGCCGAGCAAAACGATGATCAGGAGCTGAAGGAGCGTTTCTCTAAACTAGCAAAAGAACTAGGCGAGAACGAGCAGAAAATCGTTGACGAGCAAATCGCAGCACAAGGCAAGCCTGTTGACATCGGTGGTTACTTCCACCCAGATGAAGAAAAGACAAGCAAAGCCATGCGCCCAAGCGAGACGCTGAACAACGCTTTAGCCAGCTTCTAA
- a CDS encoding GxxExxY protein, which translates to MELDEVTYRVIGCAMKVHNSLGSGFQEVIYQRCLAIELQQAGLSFEREKEQLIHYNGVEVGSRRADFIVENKIVVELKAIVNLENIHLAQAKNYTVAYNFPVGLLINFGALSLQYKKVFNNQFKSS; encoded by the coding sequence ATGGAGTTAGACGAGGTAACTTATAGGGTTATAGGATGTGCCATGAAAGTGCATAACTCGCTTGGCAGTGGGTTTCAGGAAGTGATTTACCAACGCTGTCTTGCTATTGAACTGCAGCAGGCTGGACTGAGTTTTGAACGGGAAAAGGAGCAGTTGATACATTATAATGGTGTAGAGGTAGGGAGCAGAAGGGCTGACTTTATCGTCGAAAACAAAATTGTGGTAGAATTAAAAGCGATAGTCAATCTGGAAAACATTCACTTAGCACAAGCTAAAAACTACACCGTCGCCTATAACTTTCCTGTTGGCCTGCTCATAAATTTCGGTGCCCTCAGTCTTCAGTACAAGAAAGTGTTCAATAATCAGTTTAAATCATCCTGA
- a CDS encoding transposase has protein sequence MRDLKKHTSKTILKAIADNPQESRKEWMLWMFERAGRLNSNNQTFQFWQQHNQPIELNSNSLIEQKLDYIHQNPVEAGFVWEPQNYPYSSAIDYAGEKGMVDIILLS, from the coding sequence ATCCGCGACCTTAAAAAGCACACCTCTAAAACTATACTCAAAGCTATTGCCGATAACCCGCAGGAAAGTCGTAAGGAATGGATGCTCTGGATGTTTGAGCGTGCCGGAAGGCTAAACAGCAACAATCAGACTTTTCAGTTTTGGCAGCAGCACAACCAGCCTATCGAGCTAAATTCAAATTCTCTAATAGAGCAGAAGCTAGATTACATCCATCAAAATCCTGTGGAAGCTGGTTTCGTGTGGGAGCCGCAGAATTATCCCTATAGCAGTGCAATAGACTATGCAGGTGAGAAGGGCATGGTTGATATCATACTTCTAAGCTAA
- a CDS encoding transposase yields the protein MSRNYKINDQSQLHFISFATVNWIDVFTRPAYKAIVVDSLNYCVRNKGLEVYAWCLMSNHVHLIIGSQQKTSQVLSATLKSTPLKLYSKLLPITRRKVVRNGCSGCLSVPEG from the coding sequence ATGAGCCGAAACTACAAGATCAACGACCAGAGCCAACTGCACTTCATTTCATTTGCCACTGTAAATTGGATAGATGTCTTTACCAGACCTGCCTATAAGGCCATTGTAGTTGATAGCCTGAACTACTGTGTTCGGAACAAAGGCTTAGAAGTGTACGCCTGGTGCCTTATGTCCAATCACGTTCATCTTATTATTGGTTCACAACAGAAAACCAGTCAGGTATTATCCGCGACCTTAAAAAGCACACCTCTAAAACTATACTCAAAGCTATTGCCGATAACCCGCAGGAAAGTCGTAAGGAATGGATGCTCTGGATGTTTGAGCGTGCCGGAAGGCTAA
- a CDS encoding dienelactone hydrolase family protein yields the protein MTNYNTFNDSVRIDVQGVSLVGDLAIPEGAFGLIIFSHGSGSSRLSPRNRFVAEHLQRSGFATLLFDLLTEEEDQDTRNRFDIPKLTQRLIDTTYWVQKDPRTQDLNIGFFGASTGAASAIGAAAGEGPDIIKAVVSRGGRPDLADTVLPDLMVPTLLIVGGKDESVLEMNMQAQNQMRCIKDLELVPDATHLFEEPGALEMAAQLATDWFRKYLKPDKQQPLHQNRP from the coding sequence ATGACAAACTATAATACTTTCAACGACAGCGTCCGCATTGATGTGCAGGGCGTTTCCCTGGTGGGTGATTTGGCTATTCCGGAGGGAGCCTTCGGGTTGATTATTTTCTCGCACGGCAGTGGCAGCAGCCGCCTTAGCCCCCGCAACCGCTTTGTGGCCGAGCACCTGCAGCGGTCGGGCTTTGCCACGCTGCTCTTCGATCTGCTGACGGAGGAGGAGGACCAGGACACCCGAAACCGCTTCGATATACCAAAGCTGACCCAGCGCCTCATCGACACTACTTATTGGGTGCAGAAAGACCCGCGCACGCAGGACTTGAACATCGGCTTTTTCGGGGCCAGCACCGGTGCCGCCTCTGCCATAGGTGCCGCCGCCGGCGAGGGACCTGACATCATCAAAGCCGTCGTGAGCCGCGGTGGCCGCCCTGACTTGGCTGATACCGTATTGCCCGACCTGATGGTGCCCACACTGCTGATCGTGGGCGGGAAAGACGAGTCTGTGCTGGAGATGAACATGCAGGCGCAGAACCAGATGCGCTGCATTAAAGACCTGGAGCTTGTGCCCGACGCCACGCACCTGTTCGAGGAGCCCGGCGCCCTGGAGATGGCGGCGCAGCTTGCCACCGACTGGTTCCGCAAATACCTGAAGCCCGACAAGCAGCAGCCGCTGCACCAGAACAGGCCGTGA
- a CDS encoding M16 family metallopeptidase: MAIKRGSSLLLLALGLTFTQCKNETYQQQSATDATAAASTAPAEKEYTYETVPGDPLNARIYTLDNGLKVYLSDYEEAPRIQTFIAVRAGSKNDPADATGLAHYLEHMVFKGTTQLGTADWQKEQEELAKIEALYEKYRNTSDEAARKQIYHQIDSVSGVAATYAIANEYDKLLTAIGAKGTNAYTWVDQTVYTNDIPSNQLERWLELEADRFQEMVPRLFHTELEAVYEEKNRTLDSDGRKVAEVINTELFPTHQYGTQTTIGTVEHLKNPSVTAIKNYFDKYYVPNNMAIAMSGDIDFDQTIRLIDKYWGGIEERQVPSFTVAQEQPIQQPIVREVLGPDAESVSLAYRTPGINEREALVVQMISNLLYNGQAGLIDLNLNQQQKVLQSYAYDTPMKDYGTFRMTGMPRQGQSLDQVRDLLLQQLDMIKKGAFDESLMQAVVNNDKINTMKAYEDNSDRADAFVTAFIYDMPWQKFVNRRDEFARITKQEVMDVAKKYFNNNYVLVYKRNGKDPNAQKVEKPAITPVAVNRDAQSDYYKEFMAKDVQPLQPVFVDYTKDLVETKLKQDIPLLYTQNKDNGLFQLYYILDMGTNNDQKLGMAVNYLKYLGTDKYTAEELQKEFYKLGTSFDVFSSGDQVYVSLTGLDENFEQGLNLFESVLANAKPNQQALNDMVAGMLKARADAKKNKGVILQQAMVNYAKYGKKNPFNTLLSEKELKAVKPQELVSIIKSIPTYEHRVLYYGPRETDNLIAALNEGHTVPATLKPVPAEKVYAEIDFKEPTVYWADYDMVQAEMLFLSKSVPYNKDIVPVVRLYNEYMGGIVFQDLRESKALAYSTYSYYSPATKKGRANYLISYIGAQSDKLEEAMAGMQTLLTDMPLADANFQNARASLRNSISTERITKAGILFDYERAKKLGLNYDIRQDVYQSANSMTFDQLQEFQQKYVKAQPQAILVIGSKDKLNFKALEKYGKVKQLKLEELFGY, encoded by the coding sequence ATGGCTATAAAAAGAGGTTCCTCTTTGTTATTGCTTGCGCTGGGCCTCACATTCACGCAGTGCAAGAACGAGACATACCAACAGCAGTCTGCCACCGACGCGACGGCGGCTGCCTCCACGGCTCCTGCCGAGAAAGAGTACACCTACGAAACAGTGCCCGGTGACCCGCTAAACGCCCGCATCTATACCCTGGACAACGGCCTGAAGGTATACTTGTCGGACTACGAGGAGGCCCCGCGCATCCAGACTTTTATTGCCGTGCGTGCCGGAAGCAAAAACGACCCTGCCGATGCCACCGGCCTGGCCCACTACCTGGAGCACATGGTGTTTAAAGGCACTACCCAGCTGGGCACGGCCGACTGGCAGAAAGAGCAGGAGGAACTGGCCAAGATCGAGGCGCTGTACGAGAAGTACAGAAACACCTCGGATGAGGCTGCCCGCAAGCAGATTTACCACCAGATCGACTCTGTTTCCGGCGTAGCCGCGACCTATGCCATCGCCAACGAGTACGATAAACTACTGACGGCTATCGGCGCGAAAGGCACGAACGCCTATACCTGGGTAGACCAGACGGTGTACACCAACGACATCCCGAGCAACCAGCTGGAGCGCTGGCTGGAGCTGGAGGCAGACCGCTTCCAGGAGATGGTGCCGCGCCTGTTCCACACGGAGCTGGAGGCAGTGTACGAGGAGAAAAACCGCACGCTGGACAGCGACGGGCGCAAAGTAGCCGAGGTGATCAACACCGAGCTTTTCCCGACGCACCAGTACGGCACGCAGACAACCATCGGTACCGTTGAGCACCTGAAGAACCCGTCTGTTACAGCCATCAAAAACTACTTCGACAAGTATTATGTGCCCAACAACATGGCCATTGCTATGTCCGGAGACATTGACTTTGACCAGACCATCCGCCTGATTGACAAGTACTGGGGGGGCATTGAGGAGCGCCAGGTGCCGAGCTTTACCGTGGCACAGGAGCAGCCGATCCAGCAGCCGATTGTGCGCGAAGTGCTGGGCCCTGACGCCGAAAGCGTATCGCTTGCTTACCGCACGCCGGGCATTAACGAGCGCGAGGCGCTGGTGGTGCAGATGATCAGCAACCTGCTCTACAACGGACAGGCGGGCCTGATAGACCTGAACCTGAACCAGCAGCAGAAGGTGCTGCAATCGTATGCGTACGACACCCCCATGAAAGACTACGGCACCTTCCGGATGACGGGCATGCCACGCCAGGGCCAGTCGCTGGACCAGGTGCGCGACCTCTTGCTGCAGCAGCTTGATATGATCAAGAAAGGGGCCTTTGATGAGTCGCTGATGCAGGCGGTGGTGAACAACGACAAGATCAACACCATGAAAGCCTACGAAGACAACAGCGACCGTGCAGATGCCTTCGTGACAGCCTTTATCTATGACATGCCGTGGCAGAAGTTTGTGAACCGCCGCGACGAGTTTGCCCGCATCACAAAGCAGGAGGTAATGGATGTGGCCAAAAAGTACTTCAACAACAACTATGTGCTGGTGTACAAGCGCAACGGCAAAGACCCGAACGCGCAGAAGGTAGAAAAGCCCGCCATTACGCCGGTAGCCGTTAACCGCGATGCGCAGTCGGACTACTACAAAGAGTTTATGGCGAAGGATGTGCAGCCGCTACAGCCTGTGTTTGTCGACTACACCAAAGACCTGGTGGAGACAAAGTTGAAGCAGGATATTCCGCTGCTGTACACCCAGAACAAGGACAATGGCCTGTTCCAGCTCTACTACATCCTGGACATGGGCACCAATAACGACCAGAAACTGGGGATGGCCGTGAACTACCTCAAGTACCTGGGCACCGATAAGTACACGGCAGAAGAGCTTCAGAAGGAGTTCTACAAGCTGGGCACCTCGTTTGACGTGTTCTCTTCCGGCGACCAGGTGTACGTGAGCCTGACAGGTCTTGACGAAAACTTTGAGCAGGGCCTGAACCTGTTTGAGAGTGTGCTGGCAAACGCCAAACCAAACCAGCAGGCCCTGAACGACATGGTGGCGGGCATGCTGAAGGCGCGTGCCGACGCCAAGAAAAACAAGGGCGTCATTCTGCAGCAGGCCATGGTTAACTATGCCAAGTACGGCAAAAAGAACCCGTTCAACACGCTGCTAAGCGAGAAGGAGCTGAAGGCCGTGAAACCGCAGGAGCTGGTAAGCATCATCAAGAGCATTCCTACCTATGAGCACCGCGTGCTGTACTATGGTCCACGTGAAACCGACAACCTGATTGCCGCGCTGAACGAGGGACACACCGTACCAGCCACCCTGAAGCCGGTACCTGCTGAGAAGGTGTATGCCGAGATCGACTTCAAAGAGCCAACCGTTTACTGGGCGGATTACGATATGGTACAGGCCGAGATGCTGTTCCTGAGCAAGTCTGTGCCTTATAACAAGGATATTGTGCCTGTGGTAAGGCTGTACAACGAGTACATGGGCGGCATCGTGTTCCAGGACCTGCGCGAGTCTAAAGCACTGGCTTACTCTACCTACTCTTATTACAGCCCCGCCACGAAGAAAGGCCGCGCCAATTACCTGATCTCGTACATCGGGGCACAGTCTGATAAGCTGGAGGAGGCCATGGCCGGCATGCAAACCCTGCTGACGGACATGCCGCTCGCTGATGCCAACTTCCAGAACGCACGCGCCTCCTTGCGCAACAGCATCTCTACGGAGCGCATCACCAAAGCAGGCATCCTGTTCGACTACGAGCGCGCAAAAAAGCTTGGCCTGAACTACGATATCCGCCAGGATGTGTACCAAAGCGCCAACAGCATGACCTTTGACCAACTGCAGGAGTTCCAGCAGAAATATGTAAAGGCCCAGCCACAGGCTATACTTGTGATCGGCTCAAAAGACAAGCTGAACTTCAAGGCTCTGGAGAAGTACGGAAAGGTAAAGCAGCTGAAGCTGGAAGAGCTTTTTGGATACTAA